The sequence TTTTGAAAATATTATTTTTATCAAAATTAAATATAGCTATTTATATCGTTATAAAATAAAAGTTTATTTTGCGGAAATTTTTTTGTGCGGTTTTTGTGTCTTATTTATTTTTATTTTCTATATATTTATGTACAGTAACTATTCCTTTGCTGAAACCTTGTATATTATAAAGTTTAATCGTATTAATTTTCTTTATTAGAACCTTTTGAATATTTTTCTATTTGCTTTTGTTTTTATATTTATAAATTAAATCGTTAATTTAAGTTAATATAAATGTTAAATGCTAATCATGAAATTTTATTATGAAATTTTTTAATAATTTTTTTATATGTAGTTGTAATTGTTTTGATTAGAAATTAATTTATTTATTAATATTAAATATAACAATACAAAGGAATAGTAATGAAAAACTCAACTCAATATCAGCAGGCAAGCTATCGTGGGCGTTATCCATCCGATGAGAATGGCACAGTAATAATAATGAACCCGGAACGGGGTTTTAGATATGAAAATATGATTTTATTAAACGAAGATTTAATAAATCCTTTTTCTAGAGAAAAACAAAATGGCAATATTTTACTCGAATTATATAAAAAAGAGATTGTCGGTGAACGTTATCAAATTGTTCAGCAATATATTTATCTGACAGAATATATAAATAGCGATCTTGATGACAAGGCTATCGAGCTAATTAATTATATTTTTAGCCAGGCTAAATTAGCCGGTGTTAAGCTTTTGGTTAGATTTGTTTATAAATATGCTAACCATATCCCAGAGCCTGAGGTAGAAAGAGTAAAACAACATATGCGACAATTAAAGCCAATATTGGCCAATAGCATAATATATGCCTTTCAGTACGGTTGGATTGGTACCTGGGGCGAGCAACACGGTAGTTGTTACAAAGATGAGCAAAAGCGGCAAATCTACCATACATTTTATATCGACTTTATGCCAGCTAATAGAAAAATAACCATGCGCTATAAGGCTAATCGAGATATGTTGATTAACTCACTTAGCCCATTACAGTTTAATGATCATTTGCGTATCGGTTTTAATAATGATTACTATACTTAGATGCGCATAAATATGCTGCTGGCAATGACTTTACCTGGCGAAGTGAAGTGTATCAAGATCTAAAAAAAATTGGCGTAAATTCTATTTATGACGTTGAAATGCCTTACAACGATGATGGGCGTGATCCCTGGTGCCTTAATACAATTCCTGCTGATTTTGGCTGGGGTACGATTTGGCGCTTTACTGAATTAGGCGCTGCAACATTTAGTATTATACATAATTTAAATTTATGTATAGCGGCTCTACGTAAAGCGGTTATTGATTTAAAAAGGTTTGAAAATGCTGGGTTTGTCTGTGATCGCGACTATTTTTGGGATCACACAAAGACAAATTATACCACCAGGAGTGCCTTTGAATATATTAGAGATCATCTTGGCTATAGGCTGATACTTGAAGAAGCGACTTACCCATTATATGTTAAAAATGGTGATTATTTTGATTTAAAGTTTAGCCTAAAAAATTATGGTTTTGCCCGACCAGTAAATAACAGACCGATTGTTATTGTATTCCTCGATGAGCAAGATGAGATCAAATGGCAACTCTTTATGCCAGAAGGAGCTGAGTTGTGCGCAGCGGGTAGGGGTTATACATTTAGTATTTCCAGTCAGCTTGATAATATAAAAAGCGGAAAATATCAGTTAGCATTATGGTTACCCGATGAAAGCCCCTTGCTAAGAGATAGTCCCCTATATGATATACAATTGGCCAATGGTGGAAGTAATTTCCGTTTAATTGAAACGGAAAGACATCGCTTTAATGTTTTCGCCGAGGTACAAGTTATTGAATAAAATCCAGCTAGTTAAGAACGCTAGCCGGTTTTTAGCCATTAATTGCCGTTTTTCCATTTAGTTAGCGATGAATAAAACTTAATTTTATCGATTAAAGTGAGTTATAAATTAAGTGGTTAGTGAGTAAAAAAAGCTGAAATACTCTGTATTTCAGCTTTTTTTGTCAGCCAGAAAAAATCAGTTATTTTGCGTTGCCTGAATCGCGGTAAGGGCAATGGTATAAACAATATCATCAACCAATGCGCCACGGGACAAATCATTAACCGGTTTACGCATCCCCTGTAGCATTGGGCCGATAGAAACCAGATTAGCTGAGCGTTGCACCGCTTTATAGGTAGTATTGCCAGTATTAAGATCTGGAAAAATAAACACCGTTGCTTGACCGGCTACCGGTGAATTCAGTGCTTTAGATTTAGCCACATCGGCCATAATGGCTGCATCATATTGTAATGGACCGTCAATCACTAAATCGAGTCGTTTGTTTGTGCCAGATAGATAGGATATTTTATGCAAAAAAATCACTTATTTCATGAGTAATAAGTGATTTTAAGGCTTTTTATTTTTTATAGATTATTATAATCGAGTGGAAACATTTGCACTAGCTTGCGGTTTTTTAATTTGATAACGAGTAAATTCACTGAGTTTTTGCCTATATATTTCACGTTTTTGACTAGGGGTAACATTTTCTGCAATTAGTGTGTCTCTGGCAATGTTGGTTTCAGTTGCCTTAAGGCCTTTTAAATACATACTCTCTGCACGATATATAGTCTTTTCATATAAATAGCCTGGCCCATCAACATCTATTACTTTAGCTTGGGATAAATCAGCATTATTTTCTTTAAGATAGTCAATTGACGCTAATTTTTGCTTTATTGTTGGTTTATAATGACCACTTTTGGTGGTTAATGAAAGAATTTGTCCATTGAGTACACTTATCATTCCGGCGTCCAATACATTTGCTCCAGCCATAAATGAAGAGTGATGGAAAGATTGTGGTACGTGCTTATTAAGATAAAGTTTTTTATCTAAACTGATAACGTAAGCATAAACAGTTGCATTCCATACACTATGATCACCTGATTCTCCGTACTCATTAGTTTGATTAAAAAGGCTTTGACTTATTTTATTACGTAATAGTCCTTCATTATCAACTTCTACTTCATAATACATTCTTTCCTGTTCACTTAAATATTTTATGTTTGTTTGTCTATCAATTTGTTGGTACATACTGTCCATAACAATTTGGGGTAAGTATTCTTTTTGTTCAGGTCGTTGGATGGCTAATGGCGCTGTAGCTGCTGCGATACTTTTTGTCGGTTTGTTATTTTTGCCAAAAAGTTTTTTAAGTGGCGAGTTCCCATTGGGATCATATAAGTTAACGGGATTATTCCTTACCATTCGATAGAGATTTAATCCGTCAATAGTACCGGCTGGATCAGGATTTAGCCATCGTCCAATCCATGGCTGATAATAGCGAGAACCATAGTAATATAGCCCGCTAGCAACCCGTTCTTTGCCTGAATAACGATAGGTTTTATAATAAGCTTCAAGCTGATTTTGCGCTGCCCACCAGGCAGTACCACCATAAGGGAAAAATTCTTCTTCACTACTTAATTGGCCTGCTTCATTTAATTCTAAAATGCAACTGTCAATTTGATTATTTATACTATAACGCAACGCATTATTGCCGATTTCAGGCGGGGCATCTTGAGCATTCGCCCAATGCAATACTCGTACGTTTTCTAGCATGATGACAGTCCGTAAGGATTGTCGTTGTGGGGGTTGCCCTTCTGCTGTTTGTAGATCATGAGTGATTATTTCAATTCCCGGTAAATAACAACTGGTTTTAATATGGGTTACATTGCCAGCTAGATACTGTTCTTGTTTGACTAAACGCACTCCCTGGCTATCATAACAGTAGATTTCACTATCATTTTCCGCTGTTTCCCGTGTAATTGGCGTAACTGAAGCTAATTGATTTTGACCATTCCAAGTTAAATTTTGACCGATTTGCAATTGGAGTTGATTGCCAGCAGCATCAAAGTAATCTTCAATAGGCAAGTCTGATGTTGAGGGGAAAAAAGAGTCAGATAAAGCATGGTTACTGGTAGCAGAAACATAAATACGTTTTGTCCATTGACTAGCGCCCAGATGTTTTATCATCGTTAAATTACCTGAAGCATCATATTGATATTGGCGGGTATATGGAGTGCTTTGATAGGCAGCATCAGCAGGGGAGGAAAGAAAACGTTGAGTAAAAGGATGGCGATTTGTTAGTGATTCTCGTCCAGTCGCTTCAATGAGCTGATAGAAGGTATCATAGCGGTAGTGATTTTCAGGAATGGATTTTTGATTATGATAAAAGCGTGATGCATGGGCATCATTCTGAATAAGAATAATATTACCGACAGGATCATAGGTGTAGCGTAAATCTTGGAAAGTTAAATAACCTAAGGGATGATGCACTGGACGGTAAGTTTTTGCCATTAATAGATAACCTGTTTCAGCTTCATAGCTATAATCAGTAATTACGCCATTGCCAAGTATCTCCTGTCTGATTTGTCCATTAGCTACATAATCAGCGGCTCGTAAGACAATTTGTTGAGGTTGATCTTTAACTTGTAATGAGCGAGAAATTAACTGTCCCGCACAGTTATAACGCTGTTGTTGAATGTTGCCATCAGCATCGATTTGCTGTAGTAGGGCACCGCCGATATCATAGTCCTGGCGGGTAATAAAGGTATCTGTAGAGAGTTTTTGTTGCCACTCTTGTTCTGTACCCTGCCAATCGCTTGGATAAGAAAAATCAGCCAGCAGTTGGCGTTGTTGAATTTGAAGATAGCCGTTGAGAGCAACACTTTATATTTGTTGACAGCCAGCGGTATCATAGTGACGAATGACTTGGCCACATAAATTATATGCTTGGTTTTGTCGTGTTACTGGCGCATAGATTAAGCGTTCAAGAATTCGTGATGCTTGATTAGCTACTTGCTCATCGATAGCAAGTAACCTTCCCATAAAAGGCCTTTCTGTAGATTCATATAACCAGTTACGCTGAGTATGTCTGGCATCTTGTTGGTAAAAAGGTCGTCCTTCAATATCATTTAACGTTAATAAGTTACCACTGTCCTGGCTTTCAGTATGGATGATATTACCGGTTAATGATGTTTGATAAGAGAAATTGGGGATAGGAAGTCGAGGATCTTGTTGCGAGAGGAGGTGACCTGTAGCGGTAAATTTTTGCTGGGTCAGCCGTAACTCTGGTGGATCTTCGCTGGTTGTCCGATAAAATTGTAATGTTCGAATTGCTAGACCCCGGTTATCTTGAACTTTGATAGTGGGTGTCCCTTGATGGATTGTAGCAAAAGAAATAGACATAAAACCTCCGATGTTAAATTTAAGGGTTATGAATATTACCCTCACCACTACTTACTTATAGGTATTTTAGCGGTGAGTTTGGTTAGTATAACGAAAAACTTAGCGTTAAATAAATCTATTATTAATTCGCCTTTTATCTAAAGATAATATTTTGTATTAAATTAAATCAGAATATAAATATTGTGTATTTAGATTAACGCTTTTTATTATTAATTATTGTTATTAGTTAGTGGGAAAATTTTATTCTTTGAGGTATGTTAACTTTGTAATAAATTGATTTTTAACGCTTTTTATAATGTATAACACAATTTCTTTCAATTTATTAGTGGATATTGCCTGTATTTTATGTAAAAAAAAGCTGAAATACAGAGTATTTCAGCTTTTTTGATAGCCAGAAGAAATTAGTTATTTTGCGTAGCCTGAATCGCGGTAAGGGCAATGGTATAAACAATATCATCAACCAATGCGCCACGGGACAAATCATTAACCGGTTTACGCATCCCCTGTAGCATTGGGCCGATAGAAACCAGATTAGCTGAGCGTTGCACCGCTTTATAGGTAGTATTGCCAGTATTAAGATCTGGAAAAATAAACACCGTTGCTTGACCGGCTACCGGTGAATTCGGTGCTTTAGATTTAGCCACATCGGCCATAATGGCTGCATCATATTGTAATGGACCGTCAATCACTAAATCGGGTCGTTTTGCTTGTGCTAAACGGGTTGCTTCTCGCACTTTGTCCACGTCACTGCCGGCACCGGAGTTACCGGTAGAATAAGAGATCATTGCCACTCGCGGCTCAATACCAAATGCTTTGGCCGAATCTGCCGACTGGATGGCGATTTCTGATAATTGTTCCGCCGTTGGATCTGGATTTATTGCGCAGTCACCATAAACTAACACCTGCTCAGGTAATAGCATAAAGAATATCGAAGAGACGATTGAGCTGCCAGGGGCAGTTTTGATCAGTTGTAACGGTGGGCGAATAGTATTCGCCGTGGTATGAACAGCGCCGGAAACTAAACCATCAACCTCATTTTTTTCCAGCATCATGGTGCCTAACACCACATTATCTTCTAACTGTTCACGCGCTACAATTTCAGTCATGCCTTTATTTTTGCGCAGCTCAACTAAGCGCTCAACATAGTTTTTTCGTACTGATTTAGGTGCCACAATTTCGATTCCGGCACCTAATTCAACCCCTTGCGCGGCGGCAACCCGTTTTATTTCATCGGGATCACCTAGCAGGATACAGGTGGCAATCCCCCTTTCAGCACAAATAGCTGCCGCTTTTACCGTACGAGGTTCATTACCCTCCGGTAGTATGATACGTTTGTTAGCTTTACGCGCTAATTCAGTTAATTGATAGCGGAAAGCGGGAGGTGATAGCCGTTTAGGGCGTTCTGAGTCAGCAGTGAGTGAATCAATCCATTGCTGATTGATATGCAAGGCAACATAGTTTTGAATTTTTTCAATCCGTTCATGATCATCCGCATGCACTTCTAAACTGAAACTTTGCAGACTTAACGAAGTTTGCCAGGTATTGGTATCTACCATCAATACCGGTAAACCGGTTTCGAAAGCGCGGTGACAGAGGGAGTGTATTGGCTTGGCAATAGGGTAACCACCCGTTAATAGTAATGCTCCAATTTCGACACCATTCATGGCGGCTAAACAGGCAGATACAATAACATCAGGGCGATCAGAAGAGGTTACTAGCAATGAACCGGGACGAAATAGCTCTACCATATTGGGCACACTGCGGGCGCAGAAAATAACCGATTTTATACGCCGGGTTTGTAGTGCGCCTTCATTGATAATGCTGGCATTTAGATGATTAGCAATATCAATACCACGGGTGGCGATTAGATCAAAATTCCATGGAATACAACCCAATATTGGCAGTGGACTATTGTTAGCTAACGTTTTGCTATCAATTTTTGTGATTGTAGCTTTAGTCGACTCATCAAATATCTCCGATAAATCAGGGCGGGTACGGCCATGCTCATCAACTGGTGCATTGAGTTTATTAATAATTACCCCGGTGATATTTTTATTTTGTAAACCACCAAATTCTGCGCGGGCTAATTCAATGCGCTCTTTTAACTGTTCCGGGGTGTTGTTACCTAATGCGGTAACAAAAATAACGTCAGCGCCTAACGTCTTGGCGATATCATAATTTAACGATTGGGCAAAAGGGTGCTTACGGGTAGGCATTAAACCTTCGATTAGAATAACTTCAGCCTGTTGCGTATTGTCATGATAACGAGCAACAATCTCTTCCATTAAAATATCTTTTTGATCATTAGCCAGCAGAGATTCAACATAACTCATTTTTAGTGGTTCAGCGACCTGAACACTAGAATGGGAGCGTAATACTTCGGTTGTCTGATCTTTATCACCAAAACGGGGTTGAGCAATGGGCTTAAAAACCGTTAGACTAACCCCTTTTTGTTCCATTGAACGGACGACCCCTAAACTGACGCTGGTTAAACCAACACTAATGTCAGTCGGAATTAACATTATTGTACGGGACACAAATACCTCTTTAACAGTTGCAAGATGTTTAACCTCTTACTGCCAATTGGTAAACTGGCAGCTTCTAATCTATTTATGCCGTTAGGCGGCTAGCGTCCTGAGCAATAACTAACTCTTCATTCGTTGGAATAACCAGAGCAGGAATGCTATCGTCAGTCGTAATCTTGCCCGATTTGCCAAATCGTGCAGCTAAGTTGCGCTCGTGATCATACTTAATACCAATTAAAGATAATTTTTTA is a genomic window of Arsenophonus apicola containing:
- the pta gene encoding phosphate acetyltransferase: MSRTIMLIPTDISVGLTSVSLGVVRSMEQKGVSLTVFKPIAQPRFGDKDQTTEVLRSHSSVQVAEPLKMSYVESLLANDQKDILMEEIVARYHDNTQQAEVILIEGLMPTRKHPFAQSLNYDIAKTLGADVIFVTALGNNTPEQLKERIELARAEFGGLQNKNITGVIINKLNAPVDEHGRTRPDLSEIFDESTKATITKIDSKTLANNSPLPILGCIPWNFDLIATRGIDIANHLNASIINEGALQTRRIKSVIFCARSVPNMVELFRPGSLLVTSSDRPDVIVSACLAAMNGVEIGALLLTGGYPIAKPIHSLCHRAFETGLPVLMVDTNTWQTSLSLQSFSLEVHADDHERIEKIQNYVALHINQQWIDSLTADSERPKRLSPPAFRYQLTELARKANKRIILPEGNEPRTVKAAAICAERGIATCILLGDPDEIKRVAAAQGVELGAGIEIVAPKSVRKNYVERLVELRKNKGMTEIVAREQLEDNVVLGTMMLEKNEVDGLVSGAVHTTANTIRPPLQLIKTAPGSSIVSSIFFMLLPEQVLVYGDCAINPDPTAEQLSEIAIQSADSAKAFGIEPRVAMISYSTGNSGAGSDVDKVREATRLAQAKRPDLVIDGPLQYDAAIMADVAKSKAPNSPVAGQATVFIFPDLNTGNTTYKAVQRSANLVSIGPMLQGMRKPVNDLSRGALVDDIVYTIALTAIQATQNN
- a CDS encoding DUF4832 domain-containing protein gives rise to the protein MYQDLKKIGVNSIYDVEMPYNDDGRDPWCLNTIPADFGWGTIWRFTELGAATFSIIHNLNLCIAALRKAVIDLKRFENAGFVCDRDYFWDHTKTNYTTRSAFEYIRDHLGYRLILEEATYPLYVKNGDYFDLKFSLKNYGFARPVNNRPIVIVFLDEQDEIKWQLFMPEGAELCAAGRGYTFSISSQLDNIKSGKYQLALWLPDESPLLRDSPLYDIQLANGGSNFRLIETERHRFNVFAEVQVIE
- a CDS encoding RHS repeat-associated core domain-containing protein encodes the protein MAKTYRPVHHPLGYLTFQDLRYTYDPVGNIILIQNDAHASRFYHNQKSIPENHYRYDTFYQLIEATGRESLTNRHPFTQRFLSSPADAAYQSTPYTRQYQYDASGNLTMIKHLGASQWTKRIYVSATSNHALSDSFFPSTSDLPIEDYFDAAGNQLQLQIGQNLTWNGQNQLASVTPITRETAENDSEIYCYDSQGVRLVKQEQYLAGNVTHIKTSCYLPGIEIITHDLQTAEGQPPQRQSLRTVIMLENVRVLHWANAQDAPPEIGNNALRYSINNQIDSCILELNEAGQLSSEEEFFPYGGTAWWAAQNQLEAYYKTYRYSGKERVASGLYYYGSRYYQPWIGRWLNPDPAGTIDGLNLYRMVRNNPVNLYDPNGNSPLKKLFGKNNKPTKSIAAATAPLAIQRPEQKEYLPQIVMDSMYQQIDRQTNIKYLSEQERMYYEVEVDNEGLLRNKISQSLFNQTNEYGESGDHSVWNATVYAYVISLDKKLYLNKHVPQSFHHSSFMAGANVLDAGMISVLNGQILSLTTKSGHYKPTIKQKLASIDYLKENNADLSQAKVIDVDGPGYLYEKTIYRAESMYLKGLKATETNIARDTLIAENVTPSQKREIYRQKLSEFTRYQIKKPQASANVSTRL
- a CDS encoding DUF4874 domain-containing protein, with product MKNSTQYQQASYRGRYPSDENGTVIIMNPERGFRYENMILLNEDLINPFSREKQNGNILLELYKKEIVGERYQIVQQYIYLTEYINSDLDDKAIELINYIFSQAKLAGVKLLVRFVYKYANHIPEPEVERVKQHMRQLKPILANSIIYAFQYGWIGTWGEQHGSCYKDEQKRQIYHTFYIDFMPANRKITMRYKANRDMLINSLSPLQFNDHLRIGFNNDYYT